ACTTGGGCCTCAAATGTTAGAGACGAGTATCCGTCAGAAGAGATATTCGATCTTAGTTTTTCTAAGGCATCAGTGTGAGTAAGATTAATTTTAGCTTCGTCAGTAACATAGATAAAAACGATCCCAACATTATTACCTTCAGAAGCTTTAGGATCAGTTAATTGTACTTTTGATTCTCCAGACTTCGTAACAATATGCTTTATATCGTCACCAAGAACATCTTTAATTTTTAAAGATAACTCTCTGGCCTTCAAATTGGTTTCTTCAAGTTTTGTACCATTTGGAAGTTCAAATCTAGAGATATAAATTTCGGTTTGATCAGCAGGGAAGAGAATAAACTTATTTCCAACTGTCATCATACCTATTGCAAATACTATTAAGAAGGTAAATCCAGTCGCCGCAATATATCTTCTTCTGATTAGTAGGGCCATGAACACTTCAAACTTCTGTTCAAATTTGTGAAACCAGTCTTTCTTTGCTTCGTTATTCTCGTCAAGCTTAATACTATTTCCAGCAGAGACAAGTCTCATTGGAAGAAAGAAAAAACTTTCAACAAGCGACAGAAGAAGAGAGATCGTCACAACGATTGGAATCCACTTTATGAATTGACCCATGATGCCTTTCGTAACAAGCATCGGCAAAAATGCTGCAATAGTTGTAAAGGCGGTGGCAGTTATCGGTAACCAGAGAGATCGAATCGACTCTAAAGCAGCTTCTTCGGGAGATCTCCCTTCTTGTCTTAATCGTGTAAAATTCTCACTTATAACAACAGAGTTATCTACTAGCATCCCAAGAGCGATAACTAGAGCAAGAATGGTAATAGTATTTAAATTCATTCCAAATGCTGGCATGATTCCTAAGGTACCCATAACAGCTAGTGGAAGTGATAAAGATGCCATAATTCCAATTCTTCCAGGAAGGAAGATAAATAGGAAAACGACAACAAGTAATAACCCAGAGAGTGCATTATTTGCTAAAACATCTAGTTTATCTTTTACCTTTATTGATTCGTTTAGATATACTTCAAACTTTACTTTCCCATCGTAAATTTTTTCAAACTCTTTCATTTTAAGTTCAACATTATTTACAAGTTTAATAGTATCAGCACCTGCTTTTTTAGTCACAGTAACTAGCGATGCTTCTTCGCCATTGTATCTTGTACGAACTTTAATTTCTTCTTCACCATCTACAACGGTTGCAACATCTTTTAGATATATGGATTGCCCTGTAAAGTTTGATCTAATTAGGACATTGCCTAACTCTTGGGCGTTTTTAATTTTACCTTCAAGCCTTAGTAACTGTTGAGTAGAAGCCTGCTTAAGATTTCCACCCGGAATATTAACGTTTCTGGCTTGAATTTTTGCGATGACTTCACTCATTCCAATATGATGCTTTATAAGGGCTTCATTATTAATTTCAATCTGAAATGTTCTCTTTGCAAATCCTGATAGTGTAACACCTTTAACGAGAGGGTTATCTTCTAATTCATCTTTTAATTGATCGGCAATAAGGTCTCTATTTCTGTTTGTATTATCTGCAATTACTGCAATTTGAAAAACAGGCATCTCTTCCGATTTAATCTCTGTAAACTTTGGTCTATCAATTAGATCGTTTGGAAGTTTTGTTGTTCGGTCTACTGCTTTTTGGATATCATTCATAACCGTTTCTACAACAAGTCCCGATCTATCCATATCAACTCTAATTACGATGGTACTAAGACCTGATTGGCTTATTGATTTTACATCTTTTAACCCACTCACTGAACGAATTTCATCTTCGATTGGCTTTGTTATTTTAGTTTCGATATCTTCGGCCGTCGCTCCATCATATCTAGTCGTAACTAATGCGGTTGCAAAACTCACATTAGGATATGATTCGGCATTCATTTTCTTGAGGCCCATCGCTCCATAAATAATTAGACCTATCATGAGAATGATGGAGAGCTTATTATTGTCTATAAAGAAGTGTGCAATTTTTTTCATTCTATTCTCTCTTATATATTTAATTCACATGGAATTTCTGTGTAAACTGAAAAGTAGTCTAAAAGTGTTGTCATAATTTGAAGCTGACTCTTAATTTCAAGTAGGTTACTTGAGAAGTATTGATTTTGATCTTGAATTAATTCTCTAACCGTAAGCCTGGCCTGATTATACTTCTTTTGTGATTCTCTAAAGCTAAGTTCTAACTTTGAGCTATTAATTTGTTGCTGCTTCATTACTTCTTGAAGTAATAAAATATTTTTTATAATTTGATTGTGATAAGCATTAACTCTTCCTACAAGTTCCTCTTTTTGAGAAAGATATCTCTTCTTTTCAAGTAACTTCTTTAACTCCATTGATTTCTTATTACTTTCTCCTAGTGGAATATTGAGCACGACACCGGCCGAGAAGGCGTTTTTTCCATCATCAGTAAATTCACTCCACGAATTACCATAACCTGATGTTTTACCAAGTCTCTGCAGTTGGGAGTTAAACTGAATATTCATGTCTGAATATGAATTAGTAAGCTTTCGTTGCCCATCATACTCATTTCTTAAGTTCGCTAATATCTCATCGTAGTTCGTGTATTGCATTGGTGGCTCTTGAAACTTACTAATAAGGGCAGTGCATGCAAATATTTGATTAGCAGCTTCCTTAATATTATAGGTACCAAGTTTTAATTGTTTATTGGAAAGTTCTGGAATTAACTCTTTAATTTGCTGAAGATAAACTTCTCTTTGATACTTTAAAGTAATAATATTTGCTTTACGATCCGCTAATTGAGACTCATATCTCGCAACTTCACCAGAGTCAGCGATATTATTTTTAAACCGTTTTTTAGAATCATCAAGTTGAGTTTGCGCAAACTTTTCAAGTTGGTTTGAAATATTAATTTGCTCTTGATTTGCAACTAGTGACCAGTATATTTTTCTAACATTTTGATGAAATGATTTCTTTTGAATATCTCTCTCACTCCCTGCGCGCTTTGCTGCCTCTTCAAATACGTCTCTTTGAGATTTCGTAAGTCTTCCTAAGAAGTTCTTATATAGATCAACACTAACCTCAAATCCTACTCCCGTTTTTGTTCCGTTGTAGACTTGTGAGTTCGTAATTTGTTCTGAGAAAGTATTTACGCCCAGACTTATTCCACTATCTAGAGGCTTGGTTAGACCAAGTTTATAATACTTTGTAGGAGAAGTTACTGGCATTTGAGCACTAAAAGAATTCTCATTTGTTTTTGCGTAACTAGCATTACCATCAAGCCTTAAGTCGAAGTTGTCTTCGAAGCTCTGTCTAGTAAGGTCGACAGCAAGAAATGATGCTTCGATGGCCAAAGTGTTTGGCGCGCTCGAGTCTACTTTCTCTTTTAATAACTTCTCAGTAAGAATGACTTCTGTCGAAGCGAGTAGAGGAGAAGTTGTACACATGAGCAGAATTGCTAAGTGAGCTTTTTTCATTAATTATTTCCTTGCTTAGAATATATAATTCAAATGTTTGTATGAATTTAAACGAACGTTTGATTTGTTGCAAGTTAATTTTCAATGCGTAAAGTTAGACATTATTAATTTGTTAGTAAAATTAGCTATTTAGGGTATCTAGTTCATCATAAAGAGCAAGAAGCTCTTCTTCTAAAGTATCTTTCTTGATGGCCAAGTCTGAGTAGAGTTTACTGGTATCTTCATCCATATTTTCGAAGTTGAACTTTAACATTAACTTTTCGATCCCCTGAATTGAACTTTCTGCTTTCTCAATGAGTTTAGGTAACTCCTGAAGCCTTAGTTTCTGAGTATTGTTTAATTTACTTTCAGCCGTTTCAGTAGGGACTTCCGGCTCACTAACTTCTTCTTTGGGGTGTTGTCTTTCTTGTTCTTCATCTTCGCCATCA
The window above is part of the Halobacteriovorax sp. HLS genome. Proteins encoded here:
- a CDS encoding efflux RND transporter permease subunit produces the protein MKKIAHFFIDNNKLSIILMIGLIIYGAMGLKKMNAESYPNVSFATALVTTRYDGATAEDIETKITKPIEDEIRSVSGLKDVKSISQSGLSTIVIRVDMDRSGLVVETVMNDIQKAVDRTTKLPNDLIDRPKFTEIKSEEMPVFQIAVIADNTNRNRDLIADQLKDELEDNPLVKGVTLSGFAKRTFQIEINNEALIKHHIGMSEVIAKIQARNVNIPGGNLKQASTQQLLRLEGKIKNAQELGNVLIRSNFTGQSIYLKDVATVVDGEEEIKVRTRYNGEEASLVTVTKKAGADTIKLVNNVELKMKEFEKIYDGKVKFEVYLNESIKVKDKLDVLANNALSGLLLVVVFLFIFLPGRIGIMASLSLPLAVMGTLGIMPAFGMNLNTITILALVIALGMLVDNSVVISENFTRLRQEGRSPEEAALESIRSLWLPITATAFTTIAAFLPMLVTKGIMGQFIKWIPIVVTISLLLSLVESFFFLPMRLVSAGNSIKLDENNEAKKDWFHKFEQKFEVFMALLIRRRYIAATGFTFLIVFAIGMMTVGNKFILFPADQTEIYISRFELPNGTKLEETNLKARELSLKIKDVLGDDIKHIVTKSGESKVQLTDPKASEGNNVGIVFIYVTDEAKINLTHTDALEKLRSNISSDGYSSLTFEAQVNGPPVGSDIDATFRSNNGEELDAFIGKVKDRLSSVDGIIDLKVDDVIGDDEVFINIDYIKADQLGLGVFTSGDTVRSAISGRVISEVTLNNKDVDLRVSLQEKNRQNIEQLKNVHILDQRGNLVPIGTFATFETRPGSPQIKRFDFKRSKNLSGSVNETKITQMDANNILKETYDELKSQYPSVSLVFGGVAESTKESMESLAQAGLMASIGIFAILVFLFKSYLRPLIIMMTIPLGLLGFSIAFATPILSGYMDRPRPVSFLALIGIIGLAGIIVNSGIVLISFIDEMRAEGKFSLDEILVKASGMRLRAVLVTSLTTVSGLLPTAYGVGGSDPTLVPMTMAMAWGLVSGTILTLSFIPPAYAIIEDFTNFTGKLLNRKKIDEETSDMANEPV
- a CDS encoding TolC family protein, with amino-acid sequence MKKAHLAILLMCTTSPLLASTEVILTEKLLKEKVDSSAPNTLAIEASFLAVDLTRQSFEDNFDLRLDGNASYAKTNENSFSAQMPVTSPTKYYKLGLTKPLDSGISLGVNTFSEQITNSQVYNGTKTGVGFEVSVDLYKNFLGRLTKSQRDVFEEAAKRAGSERDIQKKSFHQNVRKIYWSLVANQEQINISNQLEKFAQTQLDDSKKRFKNNIADSGEVARYESQLADRKANIITLKYQREVYLQQIKELIPELSNKQLKLGTYNIKEAANQIFACTALISKFQEPPMQYTNYDEILANLRNEYDGQRKLTNSYSDMNIQFNSQLQRLGKTSGYGNSWSEFTDDGKNAFSAGVVLNIPLGESNKKSMELKKLLEKKRYLSQKEELVGRVNAYHNQIIKNILLLQEVMKQQQINSSKLELSFRESQKKYNQARLTVRELIQDQNQYFSSNLLEIKSQLQIMTTLLDYFSVYTEIPCELNI